The stretch of DNA CCGATTCTGCACCGTACTGGGTCTTATGCTAACCCTGCTCATTCTGTCTGCCAGTGGCACTATCATGCTACTGGGCCACCGGGCCGACCTGTCTATCTGGTTTGTGGTATTACTGGGGCTGGCTAATTCGCTGGTGTGGGCGAGCATTTGGCCGCTGGCCCTCGACGGGCTGGGGCGGTTTACGAAAGTGGGCGCGGCTCTGCTGATTATGGGCCTGAGTGGCAACGCAATTCTGCCGCTGATTTACGGCTATGTGGCCGATGGCTACGGTCTCCGCAACGGCTACTGGGTGCTTTTTCCCTGTTATCTGTACCTGGCTTTTTACGCGTTCTACGGCCACAAAGTTCGCCGTTGGAGGATTCTGTCTACGCAAAAAAAACGTACCCATGAACCGCACTGGCAGGGAAACCCCACGGCTTAAGCTTATCAATGGCCGTATCCTAACGCCCCAGCGCATCATCCCGAACGGAACGATTCTGATGGCAGGCGGGACTATTGTCGATGTTGTTGCGGGCGACCTGGAAGTACCCGGCGCCGAGGTACTGGATGTCGGGGGGGCCTACGTGTCGCCGGGGTTTATTGACCTGCATGTACACGGTGGGGGCGGTCATGACTTCATGGATGGCACCGAAGAAGCTTTTCTACAAATTGCCCAAATCCACGCCCGATATGGCACCACAGCCCTCGTACCCACCACCCTGACCAGCCGCTTAGACGAACTGGTCAACACGCTGTCGGTCTATGAACGGGCCAACGCCCGCAATACGACAGGTGCCTGTTTCCTGGGGATGCACCTCGAAGGGCCGTATTTTGCCATGAACCAGCGGGGGGCGCAGAACCCACGCTACATCCGCGACCCCGACCCCGCCGAATACCGGGAAATTCTGGAGAGTTCGTCGGCCATAGCCCGCTGGAGTGCCGCGCCCGAACGACCGGGTGCGCTGGCGTTTGGCGATTACCTACGCTCAAAAGGAGTGCTGGCATCCATTGCTCATACCGATGCTCTGTATGAGGATGTGGCATCGGCAGTGGCCCATGGCTATCGGTTAGTGACGCATCTCTACAGTTGCATGAATGGCGTGAGTCGGCGGAACGGGTTCCGGTATGCAGGCGCGATAGAGGGTGCCTACCTGCACGACGAATTAGCCGTTGAACTGATTGCCGACGGTGTGCATCTGCCGGGCCCGTTGCTTCAGTTGGCTTACAAAATTAAAGGACCCGATGGATGTGCCCTCATCACCGACGCCATGCGGGCTGCCGGTATGCCCCCCGGCCCGAGCGTGCTGGGGAGCCTGCACGATGGTCTCGATGTGATTGTGGAAGATGGCGTGGCCAAACTGCCAGATCGTCAGGCATTTGCGGGTAGCGTAGCTACCGCCGACCAGCTATTGCAAACCATTCTGAAACTCACTGACATTCCGCTCCTGGACGCTGTCCAAATGATGAGCTGTACGCCCGCCCGGATCATGGGCGTAGCCACTCGAAAAGGCGAACTGCGAGCCGGGTATGACGCCGATCTCGTTGTCTTGGACAACCAGTTTTCCGTACAACTGACGGTGGTGGGAGGGCAGGTCGTTTTTCGGCGCGAAGCAACTCCAATTTCTGTTTAGACTATTTTAACTAATTGATTATGCTTACACAATCCAGCACCAATCGACTCATTTTACACCAATTCAACAGCCGGACCGACTTAGGTGAGCAAGCCGCCCGGGCGGTGAGCACCTTCATGCGGGAATTACTGAAACAGCAGGCAACTGTTCACATGATTTTTGCGGCTGCACCTTCGCAGGAGGAGTTTCTGGCGGCCTTAGTTACCCAGCCCGACCTCGACTGGAGCCGCGTCGACGCCTTTCACATGGATGAGTACGTGGGCTTACCCAATGATGCAGCTCAGCGGTTCGGCAATTTCCTGAAAGAGCGCATTTTTGACCGGGTTCCTTTCCGAAGTGTGCATTATTTAGATGGAAATGCTCCCGATCTGGTGGCAGAGTGCCAGCGATATAGCGAACTTTTAGAACATTTCCCGGTCGATATTGTCTGTATGGGCATTGGCGAAAACTGCCATATCGCCTTCAATGACCCGCACGTAGCAGATTTCGATGATCCAGTGCTCGTGAAGGTGGTTGACCTCGATTCGGCCTGCCGACAACAACAGGTAAACGACGGCTGTTTCGTTCAACTCGACGATGTGCCAACCCACGCCCTCACACTGACGGTTCCGGCTTTGATGCAGGCCCCGCATGTGTTCTGCATGGTGCCGGGTACGCACAAGGCCCAGGCAGTGTACCATACGATCCATTCACCCGTTAGCGAAACTTACCCGTCAACGATTTTGCGCTGGCACGAAGATGCTCAACTGTTTATCGACCGGGATAGTGGCTCGCAGCTGTCGTAAGCGTACATTCGACAAACTAAATGAACAACTTGCTGCGGTATTTATCCCCGTTTAGAAAAGAGGGAGTACTGACGAATATGTACGTGTATGGCGAAAAAGGAATTACAGGGAGTGAAGGAAATTGCCCGGCGGGCAAATGTAGCCATCGCGACGGTGGACCGGGTGATTCATAACCGAACGGGCGTTTCGGCCAAAACCCGCGAGAAAATCAATAAGATTATTGAAGAGCTGAACTACCAGCCAAACCTGCTGGCCCGGCGACTCGCTTCAGGCAAGGTTATCAAACTGGCCGTGCTGATTCCGTCGGTGACGGATGAAACCGATTTCTGGGAAGCTCCGCTGCGGGGCGTGCAGCGGGCCGAAGCCGAGATTCGGCAATATGGCCTGTCGGTGCAGTTATTCCTGTTCGACCTGAACGACAAGCACTCGTTTTTATCGCAAACGAATAGGATTCTTCAGAGCGACATCGACGGAGTGGTGCTGGCTCCGATGTTTGTAGACGAAACCCTGACGTTCGTGACCGATTGCCGGAGAAAGGGTATTCCCTATGTATTTATTGACTCTAATATTCCTGACGGTCAGAACCTAAGCTACATCGGTCCCCCGCTACACCAGAGTGGTTATCTGGCGGGTCGTCTGTGTACGTCGGGCTTACAGCCACAGCAGTCTGTGTTGCTGGTGCATATTGCCACCGATATTGACAGCTATACCTACCGGCAGATCGAGCAGGGGTTCCGGACCTATTTCGCCGATCATCTACCCGAACAGCCCCTATACCGGGTAGACATTCATCAGACCGACGAACCATCGGTTACGCAGGCCCTTGGGGCAGCTTTTTCCGGGCATTCTACCGTGGGTGCTGTGTTCGTAACTAACTCGCGGGCGTTCTTAGTTGCCCGGTTTCTGGAAGACTTTACGCTGATCGATAAACCCCTGCTGATTGGCTATGATCTGATTAATGCGAACACCCATTATCTCGATAATGGCTTCATCGATTTCCTGATTTGCCATCAACCCGACGATCAGGGCTACCGGAGCATCATGACATTGTACCAGTATCTGGTTTTCTCGGCAACGGTGAGTAAAGAACATTACATGCCAATCGACATTATTACGCGCGAAAACCGGGCATACTACCGAAATTGACCGCTTTTGTCTAAAGGGCGATTAGCCAAATTTTTCACGGTTTTTCTTGAAGAACACATAATTTATCAAAATAGATGCAGCAAATTTTGAAATTTAAAAACGAATCGTATTTTTACGGGTACGTACCCGTTCATTAGTTAGTTCAGCTCTTTTTTGAGTAAAATGTCTTACGATGCAATCATGAAAAAGTTGTTCACCTCAACCGACCAACCTCAGGTGAAAAAGGTGAAAAATTTTTTATTAATTGATTCCGGGTACGTACCCGCTTTTTGTTTGTTCGTATTCAACCTTAATCATTCGTCTATGAATTCGTGTACAGTTTACAGACTATTTGGGGTGGTAGCAGCCCTGTTACTGAGCCTGGGCGGATTTGCTCAGACCCCTCGTGAGATCAGCGGCAAGGTGATCGATGCCCGAACGCAGGAGAGTATTCCCGGTACTAACGTTGTTGTGAAAGGAACCACAAAGGGAGTAGTTACAAACAGCGAGGGCGTGTTCAAAACGACCGTTAACCCCGGCGATGTGCTGGTTTTCACTTTCATTGGCTATAAAGCCCATGAAGAAATGGTTGGCAATCAGACTATGTTACAAATCAGCCTCTCGGCCAGTGCGTCGAATATAGATGAGGTGGTGGTGATTGGCTACGGAACGGCTAAAAAG from Spirosoma montaniterrae encodes:
- a CDS encoding glucosamine-6-phosphate deaminase, whose protein sequence is MLTQSSTNRLILHQFNSRTDLGEQAARAVSTFMRELLKQQATVHMIFAAAPSQEEFLAALVTQPDLDWSRVDAFHMDEYVGLPNDAAQRFGNFLKERIFDRVPFRSVHYLDGNAPDLVAECQRYSELLEHFPVDIVCMGIGENCHIAFNDPHVADFDDPVLVKVVDLDSACRQQQVNDGCFVQLDDVPTHALTLTVPALMQAPHVFCMVPGTHKAQAVYHTIHSPVSETYPSTILRWHEDAQLFIDRDSGSQLS
- the nagA gene encoding N-acetylglucosamine-6-phosphate deacetylase; protein product: MNRTGRETPRLKLINGRILTPQRIIPNGTILMAGGTIVDVVAGDLEVPGAEVLDVGGAYVSPGFIDLHVHGGGGHDFMDGTEEAFLQIAQIHARYGTTALVPTTLTSRLDELVNTLSVYERANARNTTGACFLGMHLEGPYFAMNQRGAQNPRYIRDPDPAEYREILESSSAIARWSAAPERPGALAFGDYLRSKGVLASIAHTDALYEDVASAVAHGYRLVTHLYSCMNGVSRRNGFRYAGAIEGAYLHDELAVELIADGVHLPGPLLQLAYKIKGPDGCALITDAMRAAGMPPGPSVLGSLHDGLDVIVEDGVAKLPDRQAFAGSVATADQLLQTILKLTDIPLLDAVQMMSCTPARIMGVATRKGELRAGYDADLVVLDNQFSVQLTVVGGQVVFRREATPISV
- a CDS encoding LacI family DNA-binding transcriptional regulator; translation: MAKKELQGVKEIARRANVAIATVDRVIHNRTGVSAKTREKINKIIEELNYQPNLLARRLASGKVIKLAVLIPSVTDETDFWEAPLRGVQRAEAEIRQYGLSVQLFLFDLNDKHSFLSQTNRILQSDIDGVVLAPMFVDETLTFVTDCRRKGIPYVFIDSNIPDGQNLSYIGPPLHQSGYLAGRLCTSGLQPQQSVLLVHIATDIDSYTYRQIEQGFRTYFADHLPEQPLYRVDIHQTDEPSVTQALGAAFSGHSTVGAVFVTNSRAFLVARFLEDFTLIDKPLLIGYDLINANTHYLDNGFIDFLICHQPDDQGYRSIMTLYQYLVFSATVSKEHYMPIDIITRENRAYYRN